In a single window of the Acyrthosiphon pisum isolate AL4f chromosome X, pea_aphid_22Mar2018_4r6ur, whole genome shotgun sequence genome:
- the LOC107883835 gene encoding uncharacterized protein LOC107883835: MSAVCGWYVVKFIHEKNTIEVIPNNWMINFEKCLWPSHIGLLKMQAAIKNRLTPSNDWFSYAIKVICTRMFSNYNEASKFANKTLAETSSESDAPKFLTSSKNRKRTNNSNSNNVLNKKHTLQGNDESSDEEQTNTSIIDVPPYPKCPNLETIVEEKSNTDKINYCDEDNISNLLLVDNEYNDFEEELNNGSDTQQSLENNLADFEIASNSLVEIPPEVNKEKAIINSSLSTTNNCSDSEFQRQVMRQLVTLNARSEEHTKYLDVIMVMVNDLKDKLQHTNRLETSINGRHEVENVLSKFPVTDETALNEITTDLNSNSSLYDQIVKTLALIGGSSFKESVRRILRKLITDDYAKSFSYTGHKNNKQPFNKTILASLLTRAVHSSSNNSGKTLKEIESVASIWLTKAGERANKTAIVLNNVNIN, encoded by the exons ATGTCAGCAGTTTGTGGGTGGTATGTTGTTAAATTTATCCATGAAAAAAACACTATTGAAGTTATTCCAAATAATTGGATGATAAATTTTGAGAAATGTCTATGGCCTTCACATATTGGATTATTAAAGATGCAAGCAGCAatcaaaaatagattaactCCAAGTAATGATTGGTTTTCATATGCCATTAAAGTGATTTGTACCAGAATGTTTTCTAACTATAATGAAGCCTCTAAATTTGCTAACAAAACTCTTGCGGAAACTTCTTCAGAATCTGACGCTCCAAAATTCTTAACTTCATCCAAAAACCGTAAACgtacaaataattcaaacaGTAACaatgtattgaataaaaaacatacaCTGCAGGGTAATGATGAAAGTAGTGATGAAGAACAGACTAATACATCAATAATTGATGTACCGCCATATCCAAAATGTCCaa ATTTGGAAACAATCGTAGAAGAAAAAAGCAACACagataaaatcaattattgtgATGaagataatatttctaatttattactAGTTGATAATGAATATAATGATTTTGAAGAAGAATTAAATAATGGATCTGATACACAACAATCCTTAG AAAATAACTTAGCAGATTTTGAAATAGCTTCCAACTCACTTGTTGAAATACCGCCTGAAGTAAACAAAGAAAAAGCTATAATCAATTCATCGTTATCAACTACAAATAACTGCAGTGATTCAG AATTCCAAAGGCAAGTCATGAGACAACTTGTCACTCTGAACGCTAGATCTGAGGAACACACAAAGTATCTCGATGTTATTATGGTTATGGTTAACGACCTCAAAGATAAGTTACAACATACAAATCGACTAGAAACATCAATAAATGGCCGTCATGAAGTAGAGAATGTTTTATCCAAATTTCCTGTAACTGATGAAACTGCATTAAATGAAATAACCACGGACTTAAATAGTAATTCTTCACTCTATGATCAAATT gttaaaACTTTGGCATTAATTGGAGGATCATCTTTCAAAGAGTCTGTCAGGCGCATCTTAAGGAAGTTGATCACTGATGATTATGCTAAATCATTTAGTTATACTGGGCACAAGAACAATAAACAaccatttaataaaactattttggcATCATTACTCACaa gaGCTGTTCATTCGTCTAGCAATAATTCAGGGAAAACATTAAAAGAAATCGAATCAGTTGCAAGTATTTGGCTTACCAAGGCAGGGGAAAGAGCTAATAAGACTGCTATAGTTTTaaacaatgttaatattaattag